One window from the genome of Podospora pseudocomata strain CBS 415.72m chromosome 1 map unlocalized CBS415.72m_1.2, whole genome shotgun sequence encodes:
- the KIP1 gene encoding Kinesin-related motor protein (COG:Z; EggNog:ENOG503NUH1), which translates to MERRNTSMAPPPSRAGGAASRSSIRPPATRGGARPGVMRHASSAMSRLQRPSSPTESLMSVATTATAGAKRKERDFDPDDGEATNINVVVRCRGRNEREVKENSAVVVGTEATRGKIVELSMGPNAVSNKTYNFDHVFSQAADQVMVFEDVVKPILDEMMSGYNCTIFAYGQTGTGKTYTMSGDMTETMGMLSDNAGIIPRVLQALFAKLELEEKDHCVRCSFIELYNEELRDLLGTDESTKLKIYDDNSKKGHSTTMVQGMEERHILSATDGLKWLQEGSLKRQVAATKCNDLSSRSHTVFTITLYAKRQTGENGDDYLMAGKLNLVDLAGSENIQRSGAENKRAAEAGLINKSLLTLGRVINALVDRSPHIPYRESKLTRLLQDSLGGRTKTCIIATISPAKVNLEETISTLDYAFRAKNIRNKPQLNALINKKTLLRDFTTEIERLKGELIATRQRNGVYLSNDAYEELTVQNESRRILTEEQAAKIETLENNLRNKVQELFSLTSSFVGLKKDHEGTLGQLDDTKGVLEQTEIVLAATRKGLAEETHIRKAHQATEQRLTVVSNELLNYLGRTVNDVDGLHAKNQRKSDLHDFNRETWGIAQAHVTDITEMVESRIVQFRKGQEDHISNISGRMHDFVQEELEKLTSTQNFLDENLALFTESKQHLLERKQQSKEEMDSVLEEIKVVRDNVKQRVGESLQAIAGAAEKIAGDVLSELSTFHNQLHTSYSSLGKEFKGIFEELLGNISAQKVESDRLRQELEAATQTIVESNESVSDRIQEVLEEERKQAAIERQQLLSQITRLINSQAQLQESRLVDKASTIQDSIKDTNKTFKSNVAGYREGMNAWNAKDSQLLEEIAQSRDVLKTMLKDDWTAANKHSTSIQETTKSVHAETVRVVDEQLEDLDVQMQDLDDFVTRAKSYNAQQSEHLSEAVSNLNNTVEQSFDNISGHCKATFGRVEDLGQQIEVDVQRFHNALAPLEEEVIQPLSELREDIRATEFKEYEPTGTTPPKVQYQYPTELPQTADHAALLADMRDAPTPSRGAPVSSVLPNVGFTPPSAVRTPSRLPVGLASPSRFSESASKIPPGGSLREVNPNVPSSATTPNNTNAQVFDSASSVLSLPTVKEGGDDDVTITKLKAPPATGPPRTRSSRLARKPMGGVGQGPENIPPPAAAMRSSTRRKSPRLR; encoded by the exons ATGGAGCGCCGAAATACCTCGATGGCGCCTCCACCCTCGAGGGCCGGAGGCGCTGCCAGTCGATCGAGCATACGGCCACCAGCaactcgaggaggagctagACCAGGCGTAATGCGACACGCGTCTTCAGCGATGTCGCGACTTCAACgaccatcctcaccaaccgAGTCGCTGATGTCGGTAGCAACGACAGCCACGGCAGGCGCTAAGCGCAAAGAACGCGATTTCGACCCCGACGATGGAGAGGCTACCAACATCAACGTTGTCGTGCGGTGCCGAGGGCGCAATGAGCGGGAGGTCAAGGAAAATAGCGCTGTGGTCGTTGGAACGGAAGCGACAAGAGGGAAAATTGTTGAACTGTCAATGGGTCCAAACGCGGTCAGCAACAAGACATACAATTTCGATCATGTTTTCTCGCAGGCGGCCGATCAGGTTATGGTGTTTGAGGATGTGGTGAAGCCGATTTTGGACGAG ATGATGTCTGGCTATAACTGCACAATTTTTGCCTACGGGCAGACGGGCACCGGCAAGACGTACACGATGTCAGGCGACATGACGGAAACGATGGGCATGCTGTCTGATAATGCAGGCATCATTCCCCGAGTACTTCAAGCCCTGTTCGCTAAgctcgagctggaggagaaggaccaTTGTGTGCGCTGCTCCTTCATCGAGCTGTACAACGAAGAACTACGGGATCTGCTCGGTACCGATGAGAGCACCAAGCTCAAGATTTACGACGATAACTCGAAGAAGGGCCACTCGACCACGATGGTTCAGGGAATGGAGGAAAGGCATATCTTGAGTGCGACGGACGGTCTCAAATGGCTCCAGGAGGGTAGTTTGAAGCGCCAGGTGGCAGCCACAAAGTGCAACGATCTCAGCAGCAGAAGTCATACCGTGTTTACGATCACTCTATATGCCAAGCGTCAAACGGGCGAGAATGGAGACGATTACTTGATGGCAGGCAAGCTGAATCTGGTCGATCTGGCTGGTAGCGAGAATATTCAACGATCCGGAGCAGAGAACAAGCGCGCTGCTGAGGCGGGACTTATCAACAAGAGTCTGCTTACCCTTGGGCGAGTAATCAACGCCCTGGTCGATCGAAGCCCTCATATCCCATACAGAGAGTCGAAGCTCACTCGTCTACTGCAAGACTCGCTAGGTGGACGGACAAAGACATGCATTATTGCCACAATATCGCCAGCAAAGGTCAACCTTGAAGAAACGATATCAACACTGGATTATGCGTTCAGAGCAAAGAATATCCGAAACAAACCACAGCTCAATGCGTTGATCAACAAAAAGACACTGTTGCGAGACTTTACCACCGAGATTGAACGGTTGAAAGGCGAGCTCATCGCCACCCGTCAACGAAACGGTGTCTATCTATCGAACGATGCGTACGAAGAATTGACAGTGCAGAACGAGTCTCGCAGAATCTTAACGGAGGAGCAAGCTGCCAAGATAGAGACTTTGGAAAACAACCTGCGCAACAAGGTGCAGGAGCTGTTTTCCCTGACATCGAGCTTCGTGGGACTGAAGAAGGACCACGAGGGAACACTGGGACAATTGGACGATACCAAGGGCGTCCTGGAGCAGACCGAGATAGTGTTGGCGGCTACCAGGAAGGGACTGGCGGAGGAGACACATATTCGAAAAGCACACCAGGCAACCGAACAGCGGTTGACAGTTGTTAGCAACGAGCTCCTCAACTATCTTGGGAGGACGGTTAATGACGTCGATGGCTTGCATGCAAAGAACCAACGAAAGTCGGATCTTCATGATTTCAACCGGGAAACATGGGGCATAGCACAAGCTCACGTCACGGATATCACGGAGATGGTGGAAAGTCGCATCGTGCAGTTCCGAAAAGGGCAGGAGGACCACATTTCGAATATTTCCGGCCGTATGCATGATTTTGTCCAGGAAGAGCTTGAAAAGCTGACAAGCACACAAAACTTTCTTGACGAAAACCTGGCTTTGTTCACCGAATCCAAGCAACATCTGTTGGAAAGGAAACAGCAAtccaaggaggagatggattCAGTActcgaggagatcaaggttGTACGAGACAATGTGAAGCAAAGGGTTGGTGAAAGCCTCCAAGCCATTGCTGGTGCTGCGGAGAAGATTGCTGGAGATGTCCTTAGCGAGCTGAGCACCTTCCACAACCAGCTCCACACGTCTTACAGCTCTCTTGGAAAGGAATTCAAGGGGATATTTGAAGAGCTTTTGGGGAATATCAGTGCTCAAAAGGTAGAGTCTGATAGGCTCAGACAAGAACTGGAGGCAGCAACGCAGACGATTGTTGAGTCAAACGAGTCCGTGTCGGACAGGATAcaggaggttttggaggaggaaaggaaaCAGGCGGCCATTGAAAGGCAACAGTTGTTGTCACAGATCACTAGGCTTATCAACTCGCAGGCTCAGCTGCAGGAGTCTCGGTTGGTTGATAAGGCGTCTACTATCCAGGACAGCATCAAGGACACAAATAAGACGTTCAAGAGCAACGTTGCGGGTTACAGAGAGGGTATGAACGCATGGAACGCCAAGGATAGCCAGCTTTTGGAGGAGATTGCGCAGTCGAGAGATGTGCTCAAGACCATGCTTAAGGATGACTGGACG GCTGCGAACAAGCACAGTACATCGATCCAGGAGACGACCAAATCTGTACATGCAGAGACGGTTCGTGTTGTCGACGAGCAGTTGGAAGATCTCGACGTTCAAATGCAAGATCTCGACGACTTTGTCACCCGCGCCAAGTCCTACAATGCCCAGCAGAGCGAGCACCTTTCCGAAGCCGTATCAAATCTTAACAACACTGTTGAGCAGTCCTTTGATAACATTTCCGGACATTGTAAGGCGACGTTCGGCAGAGTTGAGGATCTTGGTCAGCAGATAGAAGTCGATGTCCAGCGATTCCACAACGCCCTCGCGCCcctcgaggaagaggttATTCAGCCACTGTCGGAGCTCAGAGAGGACATCAGAGCCACCGAGTTCAAAGAGTACGAGCCGACGGGGACAACTCCCCCGAAGGTCCAGTACCAGTACCCAACCGAACTTCCTCAGACAGCCGACCACGCCGCCTTGTTGGCTGATATGCGCGATGCTCCAACACCGAGCAGAGGCGCCCCCGTCAGCAGCGTTCTGCCCAACGTCGGcttcacaccaccatcagctgTCAGAACGCCCTCCCGCCTGCCAGTTGGATTAGCTTCCCCGAGCCGTTTCTCGGAAAGCGCCAGCAAGATCCCTCCCGGTGGAAGTCTTCGAGAAGTCAACCCCAACGTGCCGTCCAGCGCTACgacccccaacaacaccaacgctCAGGTTTTCGATTCGGCATCTAGTGTTTTGTCGCTTCCGACTGTTAAGGAGGGCGGGGACGACGATGTGACGATTACCAAGCTCAAGGCACCCCCAGCTACTGGTCCGCCAAGGACGAGGTCGTCGAGGCTGGCGAGGAAGCCGATGGGCGGGGTGGGACAGGGACCGGAAAACATTCCGCCTCCTGCGGCTGCGATGAGGAGTTCGACTAGGAGGAAGAGTCCGCGGTTGAGGTGA
- a CDS encoding uncharacterized protein (EggNog:ENOG503P3B4; COG:S) has product MSPPPPLTTFKALSFDCYGTLIDWETGLTTDLTPITSQLPPSHPLSATPLSAVQRFDHHQAHLWKTQPTLPYNLTLSECFRLLAREVNVPFDESDALNAGSGPGRWSPFPDTIQALQILAKHYKLIVLSNVNDDNIASTISNSLKGKVRFDAVYTAQKIGSYKPSLHNFEYLFKHAREELGVDKAKGELLHVARSLTADHVPAKEVGLRSVFIARGGTDPKNYGTGGNLEELSREGKVAFEWTFETLGDFAEEVERQFAELEKEQN; this is encoded by the coding sequence atgtcaccaccaccccccctcacaaCCTTCAAAGCCCTCTCCTTCGACTGCTACGGCACCCTCATAGACTGGGAAACCggcctcaccaccgacctCACCCCCATAAcctcccaactccccccttcccaccccctctccgcaacccccctctccgcaGTCCAACGCttcgaccaccaccaagcccacctCTGGAAAACCCAGCCCACCCTCCCctacaacctcaccctctccgaATGCTTCCGCCTCCTAGCCCGCGAGGTCAACGTCCCCTTTGACGAGTCCGACGCCCTCAACGCAGGCTCCGGACCCGGCCGCTGGTCTCCCTTCCCCGACACCATCCAAGCGCTGCAAATTCTTGCCAAGCACTACAAGCTCATCGTCCTCTCCAAcgtcaacgacgacaacatcgCATCAACGATCAGCAATTCCCTGAAGGGCAAGGTGAGATTTGATGCGGTGTACACCGCGCAAAAAATCGGGAGCTACAAACCCTCCCTGCATAACTTTGAGTACCTGTTCAAACACGCcagggaggagctgggggtgGATAAGGCCAAAGGGGAACTGCTCCATGTGGCGAGGAGTCTGACGGCTGATCATGTGCCTGCCAAGGAGGTCGGGTTGAGGAGCGTGTTTATCGCGAGAGGGGGGACTGATCCCAAGAACTACGGCACGGGCGGCAACCTGGAGGAGCTGTCCCGCGAGGGCAAGGTAGCCTTCGAGTGGACGTTTGAGACCTTGGGAGATTTTGCCGAAGAGGTGGAAAGACAATTTGCCGAGTTGGAAAAGGAGCAAAACTGA